ATAATAACGAAACACGATATTTCCCAATCGatacttgatatatatatttatatataaacataacaGCCGCGAGAAAACACGATCGTGGAGTGCATCGGTATCTTCGTATCTCGTTACACACctgcatttattattatgcaGACTCAATACTTTTAAAGGATTGATATAATATGAGGATCGTGACTGAAAAATACTACACTGCGTAGTCTTTAATCTTTAAATGAAATCTGGCTACACCTAAAATGGTTACATCATTCGATAGTttaactgtttatttattttattgtctgCGAGATTACTgtctcattttaaataaataaatattttatttaatcaattgtTGGCTTTAGCTGATtacgttttttcttttttttattaatcatctGGGAATTATTTGcggttattaaaataaagattcggttattaataattactgtgcactggaaaaaaaatattgatttaaatttttaaattagtcattatgattaaaaataatttggttGTAATCGCGGTAATTGATCAATTGGAagtatgtaattatatttatttaaataattggtgGACTGaagtaaaataacttttgtttAGTAGTAAATTTAGTAGGTTGTCACgagattatttttcagtttaaaaTTACCGTGAAAATTGCACCGACTACCTGAGTCACGAaactattgataaaaaaatttctacgtcTAAGAGAAAGGAacacaaagaaaatttttttatttcatgaatTTAAAGCGTaactgtttaatttattttttactgtacgttaaaaaaaacatgattttaatttttactccaaatttaaaaaagtcgcgggtaatttttgaatgggcggtaaaatttaaaaattaatttagtatttaattgggtaaaaaaataaaattaaagtcaatttagtcttgtttataaaatcttaatatttaattaactgaaagtttttaaaacccacacACGTCTAGGTTTAAATCTTGGCTCTCATCTTGCCATAAATTAAAACCTACAAGATAAATTGTCAGTATTGTCTCATCATATtattacttaataaataaataattcagctaaaaataatttgtcatCTCAGGTCTCAACTtctactcaaaaaaaaaatcatttcttagcgcaagaattttttttctcgccccaagaaaatttttgctttcaatttttcgtgcaaaaaatttcttagggtaagtaaaaatttttttacgcccagaaatccttttttttttcgtgaacAAAAgaaagattgaaaaaaaaagaaaaaaactcaCATGAGGTCCGGTCTAAAGTGATGTATCATCGCGCAAAAGGCCAGACCATCCCGCCAAGAGGTCGTCATGTTTTGTACGTTGACTCCAGGATACCCTTCGGTAATTCTTCGGCACCAGAGCTCCAGCGCCTTGGGTCCTCGTCTCTCAGTCATCTTTCGAAACCTCAGCTGAGCTAAACTCTTATTGTTTTATTGTAAATCCACTGGGTGTTTCAATCCAGCCTGTAACAATACAAGATCATTGCccttaaaacaaattaattaaacatgaCGTAGGTGTATTTCTCTCCCCGACAAAAAGTAACACCCAGACCTTTAACATAAGCAGCCAAGTAAAGACTAAAGTCTAAGTAGAGAGTttacaaacttttattttacttcttCTGTATACAGTTAAGCTCGACTTCCGGTCTAACCGGTGTTTTGCCTCAACGGAATCGCGTGATAAAAAGGActgttttagaaaaaaacctctatatatacatacatatctatCAATCTATcaccttttatttttattatcactatCATTACATTCATTTTGTTAccgtaaacttttttatttattttttttcatcaatggACTACATTACAGTCACGTAAATCGAACGGAagttagttttatttaactgCCGGTTTAATACCAGaccaatttaataaaagacagacaatagataattttaaatataaaggaGAGATTTTAAACAATTAGACTGGCCTAGAACTTGGTTCTGGGTTTTattcttgttttttattttattcaattattataattattttatttaggtgtcacgataatttataatcagAAACCGTGACTCCTTTCGCTTTTTAAAATACGATACCAATATAATCTGCAATCTTCGCACTATTTCTCAAACAAGAAACCATTaactaaaattacttttattatattatttttttacctcgcgttattattattattattatttttctgggAACTGTTATTATGCAAGTCGACAGGAGGCTCTAATCGTCCGATCTTCTTTTTACCTCTgatccttttattttttatctccgCATAGAACCTTAGCATTAGGGATCAGGGACAGCTGGATGACTACCTGTTTGATCCTCCATCAAAACCCATATCATccttaacatttttaaaataataatacaaaagaaaataaaattaacaatagaccattcaatttttactttttaaaaaacccgccatttttaaacaaatttcaaatagagctgagctaaaaaaaaacaattgacgAGAACACGCGAGGCCTAGGGTATAtttatgtatctatatatttatatatgttcaaACCGTGGGAACGTTaccggtaaaaaaaaagtacaatatttatatattagaaGTAAAGACGGTTACGTCGCGACGCAGCCCGCGACGTTCGTGTAATGATTAAAATCATGCACTTGTAAATGCACGCGATCATTTTTACTcttgtaatataaatatatatatgtatatatataatatacataccTTACGTCACACAATCCTTTAAACATTGCCTTCCACGTGTCACACCCAGTGACAATTACTCATTACACCGTAACATccgtttaatttaaatcacttacgaattttatttgttaattatataaacgcatatataaatgtatatatatattttaaatgataacgataataataaattgttattttattacttgtgTACTATACGCGCGTAAATCGACAACTGACTGTCTGGCAAAGCGTCTTGTGTATAACCAGCATTATATCAGCCCTCTCTCCCGCCGCCGCCATTTTCCCCTCCCATAATGCGCGCGCATGCCCGccatttattcaaataatttaaccCCTAGTgtactaatttttgtaaacttttattttaataaaataaaaagctttttaaaaattaaaatgaccTCCAaagtttttcataaataaatcatcagcccggagaatttgaatttgaaaaaaattttgacagcgCGGGAAATTTGAAACGCGGGATTTAAATGATTGAAATAGCAATATAGGGAATAGTAAATAGGCGCGGCTAATCAGATATACATGTAGATATATGTACTGATCGCTGATCAATAAGTTGGTGTATTCGACTCGACAGCTCGTGCGCCTGAGCGTGTATTTGTACAGCTGGGGCTCGGAGAATTCGGAATCAGAGTAAGAGCAAGAGACAACACCGAGACCCTTTTGCTGTAAGTTAATCTCTCTCCGCTCGGAACCACTCGGTTTTCATCGTAGTATAAAACCGAATACACACGAACAGACACGAACTATCACGTACATGTTATTCCGACACGACAGTACCCCGTTTTTCGTTGTTGATCGACGTCCTCCTCGACGGCCGTTACGTTATCACTAAATATTATGTACTGAATAAAACGCGTCACTATTTTACTGAGATAAATTAAATgtgagtttttttattttactcagcCTAAAATTATCACTGGCACTACTAACAGATAACAATATCACTAccaataatactaataaataaataaataaataaccaataacagtaataataataaatgataatgataataataatgatgatgaattGTATGAGTGCATTGTCACAAGATGCCTTGCGTTAAATTACAAGTGATGCtgaaaattaagtgattttaaaaatgagtgaTCTGAAATAGaccgtgaattttttttattaaatttttattttaaccacTGGCGTCACTTGTTGttgctcattttatttttttaaaacattttttggaGTTTAAGGGTGTGGtggtttattaatttgttttcactctaatttaaaattcaaaatgtttttttttagtgaattaaagtaaagaaaaaaaaattacctgagctggatgtaaaataattatgtgtaataattataggtaatttttatacataattgtaattattgacGAGCGTATAATTGACGAAAATAAATTAGCCTCGGGACTCAATGACCTGATTGACATCCTCGTGCGTTAATGAAGCTCCGCTGTTTTGAATCGTCGagtaagttatttatttatacttaatagTTTATTACAAATGTGGCgggtaatttaaaatgaatgaatgtcatttaaataaaataaaagttaaaaataaataagtaaataattttaatgggTTTTGTATCTCGCTTCCGTGTTTTTGTAGGTCTACTTGTctttgtttcatttatttccCGTCCCGTGTGTTCCTTTGTTCCACGGGAAGTCATCATGAGAATCGAGTGCGTGTCAACTAAACATAAAACGATTTATGAATATGAATAGATCATAAAAGAAGTACAAGTTTTTTAGTTTAACTTGAGTTTCATAAAACCCAGAAAGACAAATTGCCCCGGGCGTTTTGGGTTTTTTTCGGAgcacaaaattattaaacgatCATATGGTCTGCGATAGTGCTGACACCGTTCCTGatattcattttcatttatatttctaTTGCTGTTGCTGATGCTGTTGCCAAAAGTTAAACAAAtctctatttaaaaataattttttctggtTCTATTCCTCGGAGGCTGGAGCAAGGACCCGGACTAAATAAGAGCTCGTTAGAGTCTCAAAACTCGTAGCCAAGTATCATTGCTGGTGTTGTCATTGTCTAGAGCTGGAAAAAAAGACGTGTTATCTCCGAGCACGTTACAATATCTCAAGGGCTACTGTACACTTTTACACCACACGAACAAACCCTCCGAGTAGTTGCTCACGTCACGTTTCGCTTTTAAACTTGATGATAATCTAGACCTTGCTACTGATTTTCGTGCTTTTGGTACCTCCTTACCcgcttttacttttattttatttattttatttatactcctatatatttttattttataccacAAACTTTTGTTTCTATCCCTatcagttttttaattattttaattacaaaacaGTTTAATCAATAGcgtaattttagaaaatcaaactttttaaaagtttccttatttttacttattattcaaatcaatatatatatgtatagacatttatatttaatgctaAAAATATATCGTTTGTAGTTCGTAAAACtggagtttaaatatttaaccataaaaatatatgaaacaaAAACTTTATTTCCTGATATGTAATTGAcaagttatatatacatatatttttaatttatttaaaattcactgaATAAAGCagctctatttatttattaaattaaattcgcaaaaagttttaatcggttaaataattaaatgaaaagttttaaaatttataaaatagcaAATTATCAGTAATCGATAATCAATACCGGcgttaatagtttttttaaaagccCTCGCGGAAATGGAGTCAAATCAGTATAATGAATAATACTTTCGAATAATTGAGGTCTCGAGAATAACCAGCATTAGCAATAGCAATAGTAATAGTAGTAATAGTTTCAGGAATAGCAAGTGTGCCCTGTCTTGACATTATAGAATGCTCTAGTTGAATGCTACACCTGACTACTCGATAATGCATCCcatcaattattaatgaaacTTAAATCCTCGATTTAATCGTAACAATATACTCTTGTAATAACGTAAGTACATTTGGAATTATAAGGCAATCTAGCGTAGGCTAGATAGTTTATATCCCAGTCCCAGTCCCTGCAGTGCTGTCTAGAGCTCGGTACTCCTCAGCTATGTACTCACTATGCAcgtgtataaataatatcgATGTACCCTGGCGGTATTATTACACGGGGCTTTAATTctcgattaaataattaattccttGGCGTAGATAGCCCACATACTGGTCTGTGAATTTGCGAGACCGTACTCTGATAGTACTCAGGGCGCCAGGGTGACACGCGTTAATAtccccggacaaaatatccccgacaaaatatccacgACAAAATACCCCCCGACATAATAtccccgcgacaaaatatctccagACAAAATATATCAggataaaatatcttcatgacAAAATATGTgttgacaaaatatccctatcgttgaataatcaataaagaaatttgtgaaaaaagggcacaattttattgcaagtGGATCCGTTCagatatttttgtatttacacACTCACAAAATGCCTGAAAAAAGGACACATACTGTTAGACGTATGTgtgttcatatatttttgtgattacaCACACCCAAAACCTctgaaaaaagggcacaattttattgcaaacgGATGCATTCAgatatttatgattaatattaaatttgactaaaaatattgatgaaaAGTGACCTTAAATAGTTGGTAATTACTAATAGTTGATAATAGATTATATTACTTACAGtaagtaaattaatcaataagtttacgtttttttgtattttgattcaattattattattaatgttaataaaGAAGTTCAATATAatctttaatgttttatacttatttctttcttattattttaaattgcttttattaaaaattttggagtcAACGTAAATATTcgtggatattttgtctacaTATAATTTgtcatgaagatattttatccTGACATATTTTGAatggagatattttgtcgcggggaTATTATGTCGGGgaatattttgtcggggatattttgtccggggaTATTAACGCAGGTAACCGGGCGCCAGTGATGGTAATTTTTCGCTGCACCGATGGCTGGCTTAATTACTTTAGTTTTACTTGGATCCGTGCTATCATCGCTGTCATTACTTGAGCGAAATAAAAGGACTTGGGACGGATATATCTTTGTTCCGGCGTAACTCCTCCTATTGGATCGGAATTTAACTCTAGGATTGATTATTTTCCTTCTATTATACGTCACCTTTTATTTCCTCAAACTCTTGGTTTTGTTCTTATTCTCACCCCTTTCCCTTCTCCAGCCTTTGCTCCGGTGTCTTTACTCTTTCGTTTTACTTTTCCCTGTCTCTATTCACTTGAGTAATCATTTCTTCCCCTAAAACACAAGAACCAATCCCGGCACCCCTTATTCAATTATCTGCCACAGAGCTGAGTGTTTTATTTGTTTCTCTTGTTTTTTACTTCCGGGTTattaggttttaattttttagtaggACTGGGTGATGAGTTTATGACAAATGTGATagcgatgatgatgatgatgacgatgatgaattattttattgagatttattatttattggatcAATAActtgttgtttattttattttattttccttttgTGTTCTAGTGGGCGTGCGGGGGTGACTGGAGTGATGGGATGGGGCCAGAGCCCCATGGAGTTCGGGTAGACCCGTCTCCGGCCCAGCTCCCCAGCCCCCTCCGCCATCGCAACCGCCACCACTCGTGCAAGCGCCGAAGAGGGCCACCTCGTACGCGATGGAGGCTCACACTACTCACCAACACCAACGCAAGGACAAGGTGCCACGAGTTCATAGACCTTGTTCCTTTGATAAGGTATTATgggaaatctttttttgttttatttttttgaaacaatgccggtgattattattattatgataatgatgatgacgCTGTTGTTATTTAGATGGAGGAGCTGGTGCGGAAAATGCAAGACGCGGAGAACGGTGTTCCCGTGGGCAGCCAAAAACAATTCCTCACATCAATTCCCTCGGCGTTTATGGGTAAATTACTCTAgacaatgaattaaaaaatttttttttgttactttctctacgcttttattatttaaaataattttctatcacaagatttaaaattttatcaatacactgtaaaaagagcggtgttaaaaatggactcgttttaactccgctggtgtaaaaatgaaattacaccggtgtaggaggagtaatgcaccggtgttaaaaatatcggtgtaaaagcgaaGTGAAACcagtgtaaaagcggggtaaattgcgcccgcttggagtattaactttaaagatcataaaacacaaaaaatgtcagtatttatgaaaattaataaaaaatatcgtttATAAACAAGTATaatgatcgagtaagtaaaaatattcacaaagtgaaatattttaacaccggtctagaatatttacaccagtgacggcgttattttaacaccgggcaattttttttaacaccggtacagaatatctacaccggcggcggcgttattttcacaccgcattcgggggtaaatttaacaccgataattttaacacctacaccgtttgaacttaccccggtgattttttacagtgtaaatattcattttaaataatgaaaatatttttaactccagataatttttttaaatttcaaatttcgcggttaaaataaattttaaaattttctttttacttttgaatttaaaacatGAGTttgttacaaaattttaggaaaatagtttgtaaaaaatttaaaatttacccgctgttaaaaaaatttcacttgaaAAATAGCTGAGCAGAAAAAACCAAAGAAATATTGCCGAAAATGAATCTTATTCATACAAAAGCTGatctgatatatttattttccgtcGTAAAATATATTAGGAAGATCTTCCTGTGGAGTTTTTATTCCCCTTCAACTTCCTGTATCTATAAACTAaactcgacctttttcttttCAGGCTACGACCTTATAGAGTGGTTGATGGAACGTCTTAGCATCGAAGAAACAGGTAAAAAtaactgtaaaatttattattattattacaatgtACAAAGTACGTGTTATATTGCAGAGGCGGTTCATCTGGCGAATCAAATCTGCCAGTACGGCTACTTCTTTCCGGTAAACGACTCAAAGACTCTTACTGTCAAAGACGACAGTTCTCTCTACAGGTTCcaggtaaataaaaaacaaacattCTAACCCACATCTGCGATAAAAATTTAGTGTATACACGAGtaacttaatttaatttaatatggTAATCTAGGTGCCATACTACTGGCCATGGCAGCACAGGACACCCGACAATGTCGAGTATGCTATTTATTTAGCTAAACGTACACTGAGAAACAAGCAGCGTCATGCGCTCGAGGATTATGAGATTGTAAGTAGCGCTATTTGTTTTAACTTctcttaattaatattcgCACTGCGAGATAGTAAAGTAGGAATTGTAGGAATGTGTATTCTGTTGATGGTGATGGTGATGTTGATGTTAATGTGAATTGCAGGAAGCACTGACTAGCTTGAGAAAAAACTTGGCAAACAAGTGGGAGATAATTCAAATGCAAGCTGAAGAACAAGTGCGTTTATTTAAAGAACGTAAGAAAGGAGATAAGATTGTTAGTGACTCGCAAGAGCGTGCATTCTGGAGAGTTTACAGACCACCGCCAGGATACATGAGCAGTCTGGAAGTGCCACCGGTTCCGACGAGAGCACGACCTGGCACGAGACCAACTGTGCGAAAGCGAACACTTACAGACATACAGCGCGAggttatttcatatttatatttatatttaaattttattggttCCCTTATTGAGCAAGAGTTTAAATGCCcaattgttttgttttttcaggTCGAGTTACTGAGAAACAGTCTGACACGCACTAGAATAAAAGTATCCGCGGcgattgaaaatataaagaacTACTTTGAAACTTATATGGACTATGACCCGATGATTGTGCAGCCGCTGCCGTCAAACCCCTGGATCAGCGACGACCAGACCTTCTGGCAGATAAACAGCCCGATCGTCGAGGTCCCCACGGAAAAACGGGTTAAGAGATGGTCCATTTCGCTGGAGGAGATCATGTCCGACCCCACGGGTCTCCAGGAGTTCACTAATTACCTGCGCAAGGAGTACAGCCACGAGAACATCAGGTTCTGGTTGGCTGTCAAGGACCTCAGGCATTGTTTCCAGGCACAAATTCCCGAGAAAGTTACTGATATTTTTAGGTAACGCTTTTGAGGACGCggaaaatatgatttttattttttagcctCAATTAATTCCACCAGTTGATGTTGGAGATggtccaaatatttttttcacttttctttaagtaattgccctttttttttaatggaaaataaaagtgtaagagatattcaaagtttattaGTTGGGAACTCGGCACAACAAAATGGCGGGTCAGTAAAATGCCGGAATTtctaagaaataattttgttttcccgcgggaataaataataataattattagtatgaaattttagtCGAGTGGATGGTTGATGAGAAATTCCATGAATATTTTGACGGTTTATAGTTCACGGAAAGTTATTCCAGCGGGTCAGATAAACTTTGAACACTTCCAGTAAATGTTTCCGCTCAAGTTTCACTTTTCTCCGAAATCCTCAAGATAATTTCTCATtactttgttttaaatatcagCAGAAGCAACTTGATCTTATTGATTCCAAACAAAATGGCGGgcgataaataaaatgtcttgtaaatttaaaaaattttatccagaCCGGAACTCTccagttattttaaattcgatgAAAAGTCTACCGGAAGtaccaataaattaaaaataaaatatcgcaccttaaatataaaaaactacTCGAAGTCTACTTGGGtttgatttagactttttttcgaaaaagtttttcttaTGAAAGCTTTGAAGATGATAAGTATTAAGTACactagaaaataaatgaatctttacattaaactttaaattatcGTTTAAAGATACGAGAGCCAGACTCCACTGGTATAATATTGATTTACAAAACTCGTAACTTGATTcgactttaaaattatttaattcaaactttatatttcattttacgcTTAAACTTTTACACTGCgcttgaaaataataaattttttaaaagattattaGAACAAATAATCCAAGCGCGAGTACAGAGACAAATTGCTCCgggttttatttatatttttaaataaaaaagcgaACAAAGTTTGCGGTTggccttaaaaaaattcaattgtcctgaggtttaaataaaaacccacaattattaaataataattaatgattaatagaAAGGGGCCATTGTTTATAATTGCAGAGAGTTTTTAGCGCCCGGAGCGCCGTGTGAAATAAATATCGATGGTAAAACAATGGATCGAGTTCACCAGGAAATGAAAAATCCCAGTAGATTTACATTTGACGCAGCTGCTGAACATGTATATACTTTGCTGCTTAAAAAGGATTGTTATCCCCGATTTATACGCTCGGATCACTACCGTAATCTTTTGGCAGCTGGTATACAGCCATTGCAAAAAAAACGgtgagttttattattaattacagcttttaaatttaattatcttgtAACTCTTTAATTTCCCGCTCAAGCTCAGgctctaaatttatttttaaaataaatcagttCCGTAATtagcaaaataattaaaaaactacttGTGGAATtgattctaaaataaattgacccattaaaatctttataaaattttaattgtcctgagaattattaaaatccgTTGATTAAATCCCAGGATGTCAACAATCCGTACATTCGTACGGGTAAAATTTTTCCTTcgttctaaaaataaaaatctggaGCAACtcgatgtaaaaaataaaaaaatgtaaccgAGCACTTGcgatatttaaagtaaaaataaaaaactgccTTAGGTTCTTTGGGTTCGGCGGGCAAGCGAAGAAGAAAACCGCAACATCATCATCAGGGGGTGCGCTGCAGGGGAACATGAGCAGCGTAAGCGGCGGCAGAAGACGAGGGAGCGATCGCAGTCTCTCGGGATCAGCTCACGAGCTTGCAGTTTGCGGTGTCCGGGATGTCACCGCTGCCCCCAGGGTTCCTCACTCCCACAGTCAATCGAATCTCACTGACATACCTTACAGGTACAGCTAAAATAATCCTATCAGCTTTTACGGAAATGTGTGACA
This sequence is a window from Microplitis mediator isolate UGA2020A chromosome 3, iyMicMedi2.1, whole genome shotgun sequence. Protein-coding genes within it:
- the LOC130665816 gene encoding uncharacterized protein LOC130665816 isoform X3; its protein translation is MEAHTTHQHQRKDKVPRVHRPCSFDKMEELVRKMQDAENGVPVGSQKQFLTSIPSAFMGYDLIEWLMERLSIEETEAVHLANQICQYGYFFPVNDSKTLTVKDDSSLYRFQVPYYWPWQHRTPDNVEYAIYLAKRTLRNKQRHALEDYEIEALTSLRKNLANKWEIIQMQAEEQVRLFKERKKGDKIVSDSQERAFWRVYRPPPGYMSSLEVPPVPTRARPGTRPTVRKRTLTDIQREVELLRNSLTRTRIKVSAAIENIKNYFETYMDYDPMIVQPLPSNPWISDDQTFWQINSPIVEVPTEKRVKRWSISLEEIMSDPTGLQEFTNYLRKEYSHENIRFWLAVKDLRHCFQAQIPEKVTDIFREFLAPGAPCEINIDGKTMDRVHQEMKNPSRFTFDAAAEHVYTLLLKKDCYPRFIRSDHYRNLLAAGIQPLQKKRFFGFGGQAKKKTATSSSGGALQGNMSSVSGGRRRGSDRSLSGSAHELAVCGVRDVTAAPRVPHSHSQSNLTDIPYRGDLAGIVSPARASPHCVQDAGGAEGPAVRHMDDVCPWDAAPGPNVESDVAAGTSSGSTDESTGWPCPSVSGVSTSGIPLPIETSSRTSRKNSSQLDSCSSSSDVSLAIAEASDRLRKTCGLQHSISITTPSITRNYSVSSVTTKVKLADTSRAAVNFTTPQQSFDLPHYQHHHHHYHHHSHQQLDVKTVPEEVETKNDSDVKSPKDSTKPPVAMAPLISISAIVGELTGDSVDSEQSIDLESVPDDSTADVSTLRQDNTATEPSSICSDAADVVEEAQVVPVWVPEDNQQSQSQSQPPSQSQSAASAPKEKQDNNVNEVCPWEDEENCKVDTPYVKTYATLGYL
- the LOC130665816 gene encoding uncharacterized protein LOC130665816 isoform X2; translated protein: MEAHTTHQHQRKDKVPRVHRPCSFDKMEELVRKMQDAENGVPVGSQKQFLTSIPSAFMGYDLIEWLMERLSIEETGKNNCKIYYYYYNVQSTCYIAEAVHLANQICQYGYFFPVNDSKTLTVKDDSSLYRFQVPYYWPWQHRTPDNVEYAIYLAKRTLRNKQRHALEDYEIEALTSLRKNLANKWEIIQMQAEEQVRLFKERKKGDKIVSDSQERAFWRVYRPPPGYMSSLEVPPVPTRARPGTRPTVRKRTLTDIQREVELLRNSLTRTRIKVSAAIENIKNYFETYMDYDPMIVQPLPSNPWISDDQTFWQINSPIVEVPTEKRVKRWSISLEEIMSDPTGLQEFTNYLRKEYSHENIRFWLAVKDLRHCFQAQIPEKVTDIFREFLAPGAPCEINIDGKTMDRVHQEMKNPSRFTFDAAAEHVYTLLLKKDCYPRFIRSDHYRNLLAAGIQPLQKKRFFGFGGQAKKKTATSSSGGALQGNMSSVSGGRRRGSDRSLSGSAHELAVCGVRDVTAAPRVPHSHSQSNLTDIPYRDAGGAEGPAVRHMDDVCPWDAAPGPNVESDVAAGTSSGSTDESTGWPCPSVSGVSTSGIPLPIETSSRTSRKNSSQLDSCSSSSDVSLAIAEASDRLRKTCGLQHSISITTPSITRNYSVSSVTTKVKLADTSRAAVNFTTPQQSFDLPHYQHHHHHYHHHSHQQLDVKTVPEEVETKNDSDVKSPKDSTKPPVAMAPLISISAIVGELTGDSVDSEQSIDLESVPDDSTADVSTLRQDNTATEPSSICSDAADVVEEAQVVPVWVPEDNQQSQSQSQPPSQSQSAASAPKEKQDNNVNEVCPWEDEENCKVDTPYVKTYATLGYL
- the LOC130665816 gene encoding uncharacterized protein LOC130665816 isoform X1, giving the protein MEAHTTHQHQRKDKVPRVHRPCSFDKMEELVRKMQDAENGVPVGSQKQFLTSIPSAFMGYDLIEWLMERLSIEETGKNNCKIYYYYYNVQSTCYIAEAVHLANQICQYGYFFPVNDSKTLTVKDDSSLYRFQVPYYWPWQHRTPDNVEYAIYLAKRTLRNKQRHALEDYEIEALTSLRKNLANKWEIIQMQAEEQVRLFKERKKGDKIVSDSQERAFWRVYRPPPGYMSSLEVPPVPTRARPGTRPTVRKRTLTDIQREVELLRNSLTRTRIKVSAAIENIKNYFETYMDYDPMIVQPLPSNPWISDDQTFWQINSPIVEVPTEKRVKRWSISLEEIMSDPTGLQEFTNYLRKEYSHENIRFWLAVKDLRHCFQAQIPEKVTDIFREFLAPGAPCEINIDGKTMDRVHQEMKNPSRFTFDAAAEHVYTLLLKKDCYPRFIRSDHYRNLLAAGIQPLQKKRFFGFGGQAKKKTATSSSGGALQGNMSSVSGGRRRGSDRSLSGSAHELAVCGVRDVTAAPRVPHSHSQSNLTDIPYRGDLAGIVSPARASPHCVQDAGGAEGPAVRHMDDVCPWDAAPGPNVESDVAAGTSSGSTDESTGWPCPSVSGVSTSGIPLPIETSSRTSRKNSSQLDSCSSSSDVSLAIAEASDRLRKTCGLQHSISITTPSITRNYSVSSVTTKVKLADTSRAAVNFTTPQQSFDLPHYQHHHHHYHHHSHQQLDVKTVPEEVETKNDSDVKSPKDSTKPPVAMAPLISISAIVGELTGDSVDSEQSIDLESVPDDSTADVSTLRQDNTATEPSSICSDAADVVEEAQVVPVWVPEDNQQSQSQSQPPSQSQSAASAPKEKQDNNVNEVCPWEDEENCKVDTPYVKTYATLGYL